ATGGGGGCGCGTTCGGATCGATCAGCCGACCGGCTGTTTCGCGGTGCTCGGGTGCTCTTGCCCGCGCAACGCGAACAGTTTGGCGCCCTCCACATCGATATCCGGCACGATCTTGTCCAGCCAGGCCGGCATCCACCACGCCCACTTGCCCAGCAAGGCGAGCAGCGACGGAATCAGCACCATCCGGACCAGGAACGCGTCGAACAGCACGCCCGCCGCGAGCGCGAAACCCATCATCTTCGCGGTGACATCGGCCTCCAGCAGGAACGAGCCGAACACCGAGATCATGATGACCGCCGCGGAGGTGACCACCCGCGCGCCGTGGTGGTAGCCGCTGATCATCGCCTCCTTGGGTGGCTTGCCGTGCACGTATTCCTCGCGCATGCGGGTCACCAGGAAGACCTGATAGTCCATCGCGAGGCCGAATACCAAGCCGATCAACATGATCGGCAGGAAGCTGACGATCGCGCGCGGGTCCTGGATCAGGCCGAGCTTGCCCTCCTGGAAGATCAGCACGGTCGCACCGAAGGTGGCCGCCATGGAGAGCAGGAAGCCGAGCGCGCCGGTGAGCGGCACCAGGATCGAGCGGAACACCAGAATCAGCAGCACGAACGCCGCGCCCGCGACGATGGCCATGTACGGCACGATCTTGCTGAGCAGCACATGGTCGATATCGGCGTAGATCGCGGTGGTACCGGTGATGCCGTATTTCATCCCGTATTCCGCCTCGAGCCTGCCTTCGGCGTCGCGCGCGTCCCGGACCAGGTCCTTGGTGGTCTGGTCGTTCGGTCCCGACTTGGGTACGCCGTTGATCAGCGCGCCCTGTCCGTCCTGGCTCAGCTGCGGCTCGGTCACGTAGTCCATATCCGGGTACGAGGCGAGCTCCGAGCGCAACGAGTTCAACGCGTCGATGCGTTTGTCCGGCGCGACCCCGGTGAGATCGACGGCGATCTGCAGTACGCCGTTGCTGCCCTCGCCGAACCCGGACGTGCGCAGTTCGTAGGCCTTCCGGACGGTCGAGGTCTTCGGCATGCTGTCCTCGCCGGGGAGCCCGAGATTCATGTGCACCGCGGGCAGGGCGAGCAGGCCGAGCACCACCACGCTCAGGATCAGCGCCACCGCGGGCGCCTTGCCGATGAGCTGGGCGAAGCGCATGCCGTTGGTGACCGAGTCGTCGTCTTCCGGGTCGTGCTGCGCGATGACCGGCAGCTTCGGCTTGAACAGGAACCGGCCGAACGCGCCGAGCAGGGCGGGCATCAGGGTGATCGCGGTGAGCACCGCGAAGCCGGCGGCGACCGCGCCGCCGAGACCCATGAAGGTCAGGAACCGCACGCCCACAATGGCCAGTCCGACCAAGGCGATGATGACCGTCAGTCCGGCGAACACCACCGCCGAGCCGGCGGTGCCGAGTGCGGTGCCCGCGGCTTCTTCGGGTGAATCTTGTACTGCGAGTTCGTGTTTATAGCGCGAGACGATGAACAGCGCGTAGTCGATGGACAGCGCGATGCCGATCATCGAGGCGAGGAAGGTGGTGAAACTCGGGATCGACAGGAACGCGGTGCCGAGGAAGATCAGCGAGGTGGCGGCGCTGAGCCCGACGATCGCGGTGATGATCGGCACGAAGGCGGCGACGATCGCGCCGAACGCCACGATCATCACGACCAGCGCCACCGCCATGCCGATGAGCTCGGACTTGCCGCTGGGCGCCTGCTGCTCCATCGCGATCGTGCCGCTCATCTCCACCGTCAATCCGGCGGCGCGCGCCTGATCGGCCACGTCGTAGGCCGCCTTGCGGTTGTCGGCGGTGATCTCGGTGAATTCCTTGATGGTGAACGGGACGCTGAAGAAGGCGACGGTCTCGGGCTCGGTCTTGTTGAGCACGTTCAGCGGTGCGCCGCTGCATTTGGCCGGGTCCGGCTGGGCGACCAGGCAGCCCAGCTGCTCGGTGGCCGTGAGCGGGTTGGTGATCGGCTTGCTGTGGTCGACGATGTCGAGCTGGTTCAGCTTGTCCAGCAGCGCGTCGATGGCCTGCCGGTTGGCCGGGTCGGTGAGCTTCTGCCCGGGCGGAGCGCCGATCACATAGGTTCCCGTGACGGCGTCGAATTTGAAAGCCGCAGACATACCGGGGAAGTGCTGGTCGAGAATCTGCGTCGCCCGTTCCGAGGGCAGGTTCGGCATGCTGAAGTCGTCGCTCATCGGCTCCTTCAGCTGGGTGCCGAGCCCGCCGAGCACCAGGAACAGGGCGATCCAGATGGGCAGTACCAGCCACTTGTGCCGGAAGGCGAACTTTCCCCACCGGTATAGATACACGGACACAGGGTTCTCCTCGCGGTGATCGGGTCGTGCCGGATCGGATCGAGCGACAAGCGCGCGGGCCGACAGCGCCCGCGGAACTACCGAGCTGGAGAGTCGAACTTCTTCTGAGTCTGCTGCGGACCAGTCACAAGATCAAGAACCGCCGCTGGATATGACTCGGCCCCGCACGCGAAATTCGCATGCGGGGCCGAATCGGACCAGGTCAGCTGACGGCGACCGGTTCCTTCGCCGGGGTGGCCGAGCGCTGCTGCAACTCGCGCAGCTTGGTGCCCTCCACGTCGATATCGGGCAGGATCCGGTCCAGCCACTTCGGCATCCACCAGCCCCACTTGCCCATCAGCACCAGCAGCGACGGGATCAGGATCATCCGGACGATGAAGGCGTCGAACAGCACGCCCGCCGCCAGCGCGAAACCGAACGACTTCGCCGTCACGTCGGTTTCCAGCAGGAACGAGCCGAACACCGAGATCATGATGACCGCGGCCGAGGTCACCACGCGGGCACCGTGGTGATAACCGGCGACGACCGCCTCGGTCGGCGACTTGCCCTTGACGAACTCTTCGCGCATGCGGGTCACCAGGAACACCTGGTAGTCCATCGCGAGGCCGAACACCAAGCCGATCAACATGATCGGCAGGAAGCTGACCAGCGGATGCGGGTCCTCGATCAGGCCGAACTTGCCCTGCTGGAAGATCAGCACCGTGGCGCCGAAGGTGGCCGCCATCGAGAGCAGGAAGCCGAGCGCCGCGGTCAGCGGCACCAGGATCGAGCGGAACACCAGGATCAGCAGCACGAATGCGGCGCCGGCGACGATCGCCAGGTACGGCACGATCTTGCCGAGCAGCACGTGGTCGACATCGGCGTAGATCGCCGTGCTGCCCGTGATGCCGTACTCCACCCCGAATTCGGCTTTCAGCTGCGCTTCCGCGTCGCGGGCGTCGCTCACCAGATCCTTGGTGGCCTGGTTGTTCGGACCGGACTTCGGCACGCCGTCGAGCAGCACGCCCTGCTTGTCCTCGCTCCACTTGGGCGCGGTCACGTAGTCCATGCCGGGGTAGGCGGCGAGCTTGTCCCGCAACGCCTTGACCGCGGTCTCCCTGACCTCGACCGGCACGTTGGACAGGTCGGCCGCCACGTTCAGCACGCCGTTGCTGCCCTCGCCGAACCCGGCGGTGCGCAGCTCGTAGGCCTTGCGGATGGTCGAGGTCTTCGGCTGGCTGTCGTCACCGGGCAGGCCGAGGTTCAGTCCGGCGGCCGGTGCGGCGAGCGCACCGAGCACCACGACGCTCAGGATCAACGCGACCCACGGCGCCTTGCCGATCAACCGGCCGAAGCGCATGCCCATGGTGACGGAGTTGTCGTCTTCGGGGTCGTGCTTGGCGATGAGCGGCAGCTTGGGCTTGAACAGGAACCGGCCGAACGCGCCGAGCAGCGCGGGCATCAGGGTGATCGCGGTGAGCACCGCGAACCCGGCGGCGATGGCGCCACCCAGACCCATGAAGGTCAGGAACTGCACGCCGACGATGCTCAACCCGGCGAGCGCGATGATCACCGTGAGACCGGCGAACACCACGGCCGAGCCGGCGGTGCCGAGTGCGGTTCCGGCTGCTTCTTCAGGCGAATCCTGTACTGCGAGTTCGTGTTTGTAGCGCGAGACGATGAACAGCGCGTAGTCGATGGACAGCGCGATGCCGATCATCGAGGCGAGGAAGGTGGTGAAGCTGGGGATCTCGATCGCCGAGGTGCCCAGCATGATCAGCGAGGTGGCCGCACCGAGGCCGACGATCGCGGTCACGATCGGCACGAAGGCGGCGACGATCGCGCCGAACGCCACGATCATCACGATCAGCGCGACGCCCATGCCGATCATCTCGGACTTACCGCTGGGCGCCTGCTGCTTCATCGCGATCGAGCCGCTCATCTCGACGTCGAGCCCGGCATTGCGCGCGTCGGAGGCCACGGCGTACGCGGCGTCGCGCTCCTTGTCGGTGACGTCGGTGAACTTCTTGATGGTGAACGGCACGTTCAGCACCGCGACCGAGTCGGGTGCGGTCTTGCTGAGCACGTTCAGCGGTGCGCCGCTGCAGGTCGCGGGGTCGGGGTTGGCCAGGCAGCCCATCTTCTCGGCGGCCTCGACCGGATTCATGACCGGCTTGCTGTGATCGACGATGTCGAGTTCGCCGAGCTTGGCGATGAACGCGTCGAGCGCGGCGCGGTTGGCCGGGTCGGTGAGTTTCTGTCCCGCGGGCGCACCGATCACATACGTGCCGGTGACCGCGTCGAATTTGAAGGCGGCCGAAGCGCCGGGAAAGTGCTTGTCCAGAATGTCGTTGGCGCGTGCCGAGGGCAGATCCGGCATGCTGAAGTCATTGCTCATCGGCTTGCTCAGCTGCGCGCCGAGTCCGCCGAGCAGCAAGAACAGCAGCAGCCAGACGGGTAGCACGATCCATTTCCGGCGGAAGGCGAACTTCCCCCATCTGTATAGATACACGGACACGAAGGGTCTCCTAGCGGTGCTGAGGCGTGATGAATTCAGAGCCGGAGACAGCTACTCGCGGGGTTGCCCTGCCGTCCCCGCCTCCACTGACGCTTTCTGCCTACCGTGCGGTAGGTAGACTATCCGAGCGATAAGCGGAGGTACAACCTCAATTTCTCCGGCATGGTTAGCCCGGCGCACTAGTGGTGAGAGGATCATCCGATGGCTGCCCGTTCCACCCCCGACGGCATTGTCGCTGGTCGGGGCACCAAATCCGCGATACGCGATGCCGCGGTGAAGCTTTTCGGCGACAAAGGATTCGAACAGACGAGTCTGCGCGAGGTCGCCGATGCGGTGGGAATCACAAAGGCATCGCTCTACTATCACTACGCTTCCAAGCTCGAATTACTGCACGCCATCATCGATCCGATCATCGACCACCTGCGCTCGGTCGTCGTCGACATAGAGCAGCGCCCGCACGACCCCGACACCATCCGGGACGTGCTGCGGGTCTACCTGCGCGGCATGGTGTCGCACCGCGACGCCGGCGCGCTGGTGCTGCGCGACACCGTGACGATCGTCAACGCGGTCGCCGACCGGCATCCCGATCTCGTCGACGACGACCAGGCGCTGCGTGAATGGCTGGCCGGCCCGGACCCGACCGACGAGGCCAAGCTGCGCGCGAGCGCGGCGCTGGCGATGCTCGGGGTTGCGTTGATGTCCAAGGAGTTCGCGCCGGGCGCCGACGACGGCCTGGTGGAAGCCACGTTGCTGGACGCGGCGACGTGCGTACTCACCGCGCGAGATTGCGCGTAGATTGCAGCTACTTGACCGGAAACGCCGTACATCGCCAGGAGTCGCTGTGCACATCACCGCGAAGGTCGACTACGCGGTGCGGACGTTGCTCGAGATCGCCCGCGCATCGCAGCTGAGTCAGGCCCCGTCGGGGCCCACCCCCGCTATACCGGCGGCGCCGGTCGTCAAGGCGGACGCGATCGCGACCGCGCAGGGCATCCCGCCCAAGGTGCTCGAGACCGTGCTCAGCGACCTGCGCCGCGCCGAACTCGTGATCAGCAGGCGCGGGCCGGACGGCGGCTACTGGCTGGCCCGCCCGGCCGCCGAGATCTCCATCGCCGACGTGATCCGCGCGATCGAGGGGCCGCTCGCGTCGGTGCGTGGCGAGCGGCCGGAGGACGTGACCTATTCTGGCGCTGCCGAATCTTTGCAACGCGTGTGGATTGCGCTGCGCGTGAATATTCGTGCGGTACTGGAAAATGTGTCGATCGATGACATAGCCGACGGTAGGCTGCCTGGGTTCATTGATGCGCTCACCGAGGACGCGGGCGCATGGGCGCGCAGGGAGCGTCCGCTGAATCAGACCTAGCATCCGCTGACTCGGGATCGGCGCCGGCTGGATTAGAACGAGCGAAATAGCCGCTGCACGTCACCACCTTAGGCGCGAAAAGCGCCCCGACGGGAGGGTATTCATGCTGGTCAGGAGTCATCGTGACGCGCGTCACGGCATGCGGGTAACCTGCGGTTCAGCATGCTGATCCGACTGCTTCGTACCTATCTGTACCCCTACCGCACCCAGCTGGCCGGGGTCGTTGTGCTGCAGCTGATCTCGGTGATCGCGATGCTGTATCTACCGAGCCTCAACGCCGACCTCATCGACAACGGAGTGACCAAGGGCGATATCGGCTACATCTGGAGCACCGGACTGCGCATGCTCGCGGTCACCGGCGTGCAGATCGTCGCCTCGGCCTGCTCGGTGTATCTCGGCGCGCTCGCGGCGATGAGCGCGGGCCGCGACCTGCGCGGCGCGCTGCTGCACCGGGTCGGCACTTTCTCCGCGCGCGAAGTCGGCATGTTCGGCGCACCATCGCTGATCACCCGCAACACCAACGACATTCAGCAGGTGCAGCTGCTCATCGCGATGTCGGCGACCATCCTGGTGATGGCGCCGATCATGTGCATCGGCGGCATCATCATGGCGCTGCGCGAGGACTTCAGCCTGTCCTGGCTGCTGCTCATCGCGGTGCCGGTGCTCGGTCTGTCGATGGCCTTCATCATCAGCCGGATGGTGCCCGGCTTCCGGGACATGCAGACCCGCATCGACGAGGTGAACCGGGTACTGCGCGAACAGATCACCGGCATCCGGGTGGTCCGCGCTTTCGTCCGGGAACGTCAGGAGACCTGGCGTTTCGGGGTCGCCAACAACGAACTCACCGAGACCGCGCTGCGCGTGGGCAGACTGATGGCGTTGATGTTCCCGACGGTGATGCTGATCAGCAACCTGACCGCGGTCGCGGTGATCTGGTTCGGCGGCAAGGCCGTCGACGAGGGCACCATGCAGATCGGCTCGCTCACCGCGATGCTGTCCTACATCATGCAGATCCTGATGGCCGTCATGATGGCCTCGTTCCTGGCCATGATGGCGCCGCGCGCCGCCGTCTCGGCCGACCGGATCGGCGAGGTGCTCGAGACCGAATCGTCGGTGGTGCCACCGAAACTGCCGCAGCCGTTCGCGGGTGACCCGGCCGACGTCGAATTCCAGTTCGCCGAATTCGCCTTCCCGGGCGCGGAGAAGCCGGTGCTCAAAGCCATTCGCTTCCACGTGAAACCGGGCACCACCACCGCGATCGTCGGCTCGACCGGTTCCGGTAAGACCACGCTGCTCAACCTCATTCCGCGGTTGATGGATGTCACCGACGGCGCGGTGTACCTCGGCGGCACCGATGTCCGGCACGTCGATCTGGAACTGCTGCGCGCGCAGGTCGGGCTGATTCCGCAGAAGGCATACCTGTTCTCCGGCACGGTCGCCAGCAACCTGCGCTACGGCAACCCCGACGCCACCGACGAGGAACTGTGGCGCTGTCTGGAGATCGCGCAGGCCGCCGACTTCGTGCGGGAGATGCCGCAGGGCTTGGAAACGCCGATCGCGCAGGGCGGCACCACGGTGTCGGGCGGCCAGCGCCAGCGGCTCGCGATCGCACGGGCGCTGGTGAAGGCGCCGCGCGTCTACCTGTTCGACGACTCGTTCTCCGCGCTCGACGTGGCGACCGACGCCCGGCTGCGCGACGCGCTGCGCCCGGTGACCAAGGACGCCTCGGTCATCATCGTGGCCCAGCGCATCACGACCATTCGCGACGCGGACCAGATCGTGGTGCTCGAAGACGGCGAGATGGCCGGTGTCGGCAGCCATGAGCAGCTGATGCGCGACTGCAAGGAATATCAGGAGATCGTCGCATCCCAGCTGAGCGCGGAGGAGGTTCGATGAGGCCAGGAATGCCCGGTCCGGGTGCGCCGGACGCCAAGGCGAAATCGTTCGGACCGTCACTGAAGCGCCTGCTGCGCAGGCTCGCACCGGAAAAGAAGTACGTCTGGGCCGTCGTCGTGCTCGCCATCGCCTCGGTGGTGCTGAACACCCTCGGGCCGTACATGCTCGGCAAAGCCACCAACCTGGTCTTCGACGGGGTCGTGGGCAAGCAGCTGAAGTTCCCGCCGGGCACCACCAAGGAGCAGGCGGTCGAGTTCCTGCGGTCCAGGGGTGACAGCACTTTCGCCGACATGTTGAGTTCGATGGATGTGGTGCCGGGCGTCGGCGTCGATTTCGACGCGGTCGGCCGGGTGCTCATGGTGGTGCTCGCGCTGTACGTCGGCGCCGCGCTGTTCGGCTGGCTGCAGGCCTTCCTGCTGAACATCGTCATCAACCGCACGGTGAAGCGGCTGCGCAGCGACATCGAGGACAAGATCCATCGACTTCCGTTGCGCTACTTCGATTCTCAGCCGCGCGGCGACGTGCTCAGCCGGGTCACCAACGACGTGGACAACGTGTCGCAGAGCCTGCAGCAGACCATGAGCCAGCTGATCGTCTCGGTGTTCACCGTGATCGGCATCCTCGGCATGATGTTCTGGATCTCCTGGCTGCTCGCCCTGATCGCGCTGCTCACGGTGCCCGCGGCGATCATCGTCACCGCGCAGATCGCCAAGCGGTCCAAACCGCACTTCGTGGATCAGTGGAAGTACACCGGCGTGGTGAACGCCCAGGTCGAGGAGGCCTACACCGGCCACGAGATCGTCACCGCGTTCGGCCGCAGCCGCGAGGTCGGGCAGGAGTTCGACCAGCGCAACGAGCAGCTCTACCAGTCGAGTTTCAAGGCGCAGTTCATCTCCGGTCTGATCATGCCCGCGATCATGTTCCTCGGAAACGTGAACTTCGTGCTGGTGGCGCTGGTCGGCGGCCTGCGGGTCGCGACCGGTCAGCTCTCGCTCGGCGAGGTGCAGGCGTTCATCCAGTACTCGCGCCAGTTCAGCCAGCCGCTCACCCAGATCGGCGCGATGGCCAACCTGCTGCAATCCGGTGTCGCCTCGGCCGAACGGATCTTCGAGATCCTCGACGCCGAGGAGGAGAGCCCCGATCCGGCGCAGCCCGACGTTCGCCCGGTGGATCGCGGCGAGGTCGAGTTCGAGGGCATCTCCTTCCGCTACGACCCGGAAAAGCCGGTGATCGAACGGCTTTCGCTGATCGCCGAGCCGGGGCACGTGATCGCCATCGTCGGCCCGACCGGCGCGGGCAAGACCACACTGGTGAACCTGCTGATGCGGTTCTACGAACTGGACTCCGGCACCATCACCATCGACGGTGTCGACATCACCCGGATCACCCGTGATCACCTGCGTTCCCGGATCGGCATGGTGTTGCAGGACACCTGGTTGTTCAAGGGGACCATCCGGGAGAACATCGCCTACGGCAGCCCGACCGCCGGCGAGGAAGACATCCTCGCCGCGGCGCGCGCGGCCTACGTCGACCGGTTCGTGCACGCGTTGCCCGAGGGCTACGACACGATCATCGACGAGGAGGGTTCCGGCGTCAGCGCCGGCGAGAAGCAGCTGATCACCATCGCGCGGGCGTTCCTGGCGAAGCCGTCCATCCTGATCCTGGACGAGGCGACCAGTTCGGTCGACACCCGCACCGAACTGCTGGTGCAGCACGCGACCGCGGCCCTGCGCCGCGATCGCACCAGCTTCGTCATCGCGCACCGCCTTTCCACCATCCGCGACGCCGACCTGATCGTCGTCATGGAGGCGGGCCGCATCGTCGAACACGGCACGCACGAGCGCCTGCTCGAGGAACGCGGACCGTACTACCGCCTGTACAACGCGCAGTTCGCGGCGGCCGCCGCCGACGCGTAGCCCACCGGGCGCGCCGCACAGCAGACACCTCCGCTGTGCGGCGCGCTCGCGTTCGCCCCGCCGATCTCGGTACTCGCGCACCGGCTCTGTCCTGCCGAAACGGGTGCGTCGGCACCGAAGGGGTGCGGGAAAACAGCGGGGGTGCGGGCACCTGGGAGGATGTCGGGGTGTCTGATCCTGGAAACTTCTCGTTCACCGTCGGTAGCCGCCTCGACGGACGGCACGGCCGCTCGGGTGTGATCAGCACGCCGCACGGGGAGATCGCCACGCCCGCGTTCATTCCGGTGGGCACCAAGGCGACGGTGAAAGCCGTGCTGCCGGAGACGATGCGGGAGATCGGGGCGCAGGCGCTGCTGGCCAACGCCTACCACCTGTACCTGCAGCCGGGATCCGACATCGTGGACGAGGCCGGTGGACTGAGCAAGTTCATGAACTGGCCGGGGCCGACCTTCACCGACAGCGGCGGCTTCCAGGTGATGTCGCTGGGCGTCGGGTTCAAGAAGGTGCTCGCGATGGAGGCGGTCGACGTCCGCAGCGACGACGTGATCGCGAAGGGCAAGGAGCGGCTGGCCACCGTCGATGACGACGGCGTCACCTTCCGCTCGCACCTGGACGGATCGAAGCACCGGTTCACCCCCGAGGTGTCGATGGGCATCCAGCACGAGCTGGGCGCCGACATCATGTTCGCCTTCGACGAGCTCACCACGTTGCTGAATACCCGCGGCTACCAAGAGAAGTCGTTGCAGCGCACGCACGAGTGGGCGCAGCGCTGCATCGACGAGCACGAACGGTTGACCGCGGCCCGCACGCACCGTCCGTACCAGGCACTGTTCGCGGTGATCCAGGGCGCGCAGTACGAAGACCTGCGGCGCAAGGCCTGTCGCGAGCTGGAGGCGATCCGCGGTAGCGGCGGCACAGGTTTCGACG
This genomic stretch from Nocardia brasiliensis ATCC 700358 harbors:
- a CDS encoding MMPL family transporter, whose protein sequence is MSVYLYRWGKFAFRHKWLVLPIWIALFLVLGGLGTQLKEPMSDDFSMPNLPSERATQILDQHFPGMSAAFKFDAVTGTYVIGAPPGQKLTDPANRQAIDALLDKLNQLDIVDHSKPITNPLTATEQLGCLVAQPDPAKCSGAPLNVLNKTEPETVAFFSVPFTIKEFTEITADNRKAAYDVADQARAAGLTVEMSGTIAMEQQAPSGKSELIGMAVALVVMIVAFGAIVAAFVPIITAIVGLSAATSLIFLGTAFLSIPSFTTFLASMIGIALSIDYALFIVSRYKHELAVQDSPEEAAGTALGTAGSAVVFAGLTVIIALVGLAIVGVRFLTFMGLGGAVAAGFAVLTAITLMPALLGAFGRFLFKPKLPVIAQHDPEDDDSVTNGMRFAQLIGKAPAVALILSVVVLGLLALPAVHMNLGLPGEDSMPKTSTVRKAYELRTSGFGEGSNGVLQIAVDLTGVAPDKRIDALNSLRSELASYPDMDYVTEPQLSQDGQGALINGVPKSGPNDQTTKDLVRDARDAEGRLEAEYGMKYGITGTTAIYADIDHVLLSKIVPYMAIVAGAAFVLLILVFRSILVPLTGALGFLLSMAATFGATVLIFQEGKLGLIQDPRAIVSFLPIMLIGLVFGLAMDYQVFLVTRMREEYVHGKPPKEAMISGYHHGARVVTSAAVIMISVFGSFLLEADVTAKMMGFALAAGVLFDAFLVRMVLIPSLLALLGKWAWWMPAWLDKIVPDIDVEGAKLFALRGQEHPSTAKQPVG
- a CDS encoding MMPL family transporter; this translates as MSVYLYRWGKFAFRRKWIVLPVWLLLFLLLGGLGAQLSKPMSNDFSMPDLPSARANDILDKHFPGASAAFKFDAVTGTYVIGAPAGQKLTDPANRAALDAFIAKLGELDIVDHSKPVMNPVEAAEKMGCLANPDPATCSGAPLNVLSKTAPDSVAVLNVPFTIKKFTDVTDKERDAAYAVASDARNAGLDVEMSGSIAMKQQAPSGKSEMIGMGVALIVMIVAFGAIVAAFVPIVTAIVGLGAATSLIMLGTSAIEIPSFTTFLASMIGIALSIDYALFIVSRYKHELAVQDSPEEAAGTALGTAGSAVVFAGLTVIIALAGLSIVGVQFLTFMGLGGAIAAGFAVLTAITLMPALLGAFGRFLFKPKLPLIAKHDPEDDNSVTMGMRFGRLIGKAPWVALILSVVVLGALAAPAAGLNLGLPGDDSQPKTSTIRKAYELRTAGFGEGSNGVLNVAADLSNVPVEVRETAVKALRDKLAAYPGMDYVTAPKWSEDKQGVLLDGVPKSGPNNQATKDLVSDARDAEAQLKAEFGVEYGITGSTAIYADVDHVLLGKIVPYLAIVAGAAFVLLILVFRSILVPLTAALGFLLSMAATFGATVLIFQQGKFGLIEDPHPLVSFLPIMLIGLVFGLAMDYQVFLVTRMREEFVKGKSPTEAVVAGYHHGARVVTSAAVIMISVFGSFLLETDVTAKSFGFALAAGVLFDAFIVRMILIPSLLVLMGKWGWWMPKWLDRILPDIDVEGTKLRELQQRSATPAKEPVAVS
- a CDS encoding TetR/AcrR family transcriptional regulator, which encodes MAARSTPDGIVAGRGTKSAIRDAAVKLFGDKGFEQTSLREVADAVGITKASLYYHYASKLELLHAIIDPIIDHLRSVVVDIEQRPHDPDTIRDVLRVYLRGMVSHRDAGALVLRDTVTIVNAVADRHPDLVDDDQALREWLAGPDPTDEAKLRASAALAMLGVALMSKEFAPGADDGLVEATLLDAATCVLTARDCA
- a CDS encoding RrF2 family transcriptional regulator; its protein translation is MHITAKVDYAVRTLLEIARASQLSQAPSGPTPAIPAAPVVKADAIATAQGIPPKVLETVLSDLRRAELVISRRGPDGGYWLARPAAEISIADVIRAIEGPLASVRGERPEDVTYSGAAESLQRVWIALRVNIRAVLENVSIDDIADGRLPGFIDALTEDAGAWARRERPLNQT
- a CDS encoding ABC transporter ATP-binding protein; this encodes MLIRLLRTYLYPYRTQLAGVVVLQLISVIAMLYLPSLNADLIDNGVTKGDIGYIWSTGLRMLAVTGVQIVASACSVYLGALAAMSAGRDLRGALLHRVGTFSAREVGMFGAPSLITRNTNDIQQVQLLIAMSATILVMAPIMCIGGIIMALREDFSLSWLLLIAVPVLGLSMAFIISRMVPGFRDMQTRIDEVNRVLREQITGIRVVRAFVRERQETWRFGVANNELTETALRVGRLMALMFPTVMLISNLTAVAVIWFGGKAVDEGTMQIGSLTAMLSYIMQILMAVMMASFLAMMAPRAAVSADRIGEVLETESSVVPPKLPQPFAGDPADVEFQFAEFAFPGAEKPVLKAIRFHVKPGTTTAIVGSTGSGKTTLLNLIPRLMDVTDGAVYLGGTDVRHVDLELLRAQVGLIPQKAYLFSGTVASNLRYGNPDATDEELWRCLEIAQAADFVREMPQGLETPIAQGGTTVSGGQRQRLAIARALVKAPRVYLFDDSFSALDVATDARLRDALRPVTKDASVIIVAQRITTIRDADQIVVLEDGEMAGVGSHEQLMRDCKEYQEIVASQLSAEEVR
- a CDS encoding ABC transporter ATP-binding protein codes for the protein MRPGMPGPGAPDAKAKSFGPSLKRLLRRLAPEKKYVWAVVVLAIASVVLNTLGPYMLGKATNLVFDGVVGKQLKFPPGTTKEQAVEFLRSRGDSTFADMLSSMDVVPGVGVDFDAVGRVLMVVLALYVGAALFGWLQAFLLNIVINRTVKRLRSDIEDKIHRLPLRYFDSQPRGDVLSRVTNDVDNVSQSLQQTMSQLIVSVFTVIGILGMMFWISWLLALIALLTVPAAIIVTAQIAKRSKPHFVDQWKYTGVVNAQVEEAYTGHEIVTAFGRSREVGQEFDQRNEQLYQSSFKAQFISGLIMPAIMFLGNVNFVLVALVGGLRVATGQLSLGEVQAFIQYSRQFSQPLTQIGAMANLLQSGVASAERIFEILDAEEESPDPAQPDVRPVDRGEVEFEGISFRYDPEKPVIERLSLIAEPGHVIAIVGPTGAGKTTLVNLLMRFYELDSGTITIDGVDITRITRDHLRSRIGMVLQDTWLFKGTIRENIAYGSPTAGEEDILAAARAAYVDRFVHALPEGYDTIIDEEGSGVSAGEKQLITIARAFLAKPSILILDEATSSVDTRTELLVQHATAALRRDRTSFVIAHRLSTIRDADLIVVMEAGRIVEHGTHERLLEERGPYYRLYNAQFAAAAADA
- the tgt gene encoding tRNA guanosine(34) transglycosylase Tgt, giving the protein MSDPGNFSFTVGSRLDGRHGRSGVISTPHGEIATPAFIPVGTKATVKAVLPETMREIGAQALLANAYHLYLQPGSDIVDEAGGLSKFMNWPGPTFTDSGGFQVMSLGVGFKKVLAMEAVDVRSDDVIAKGKERLATVDDDGVTFRSHLDGSKHRFTPEVSMGIQHELGADIMFAFDELTTLLNTRGYQEKSLQRTHEWAQRCIDEHERLTAARTHRPYQALFAVIQGAQYEDLRRKACRELEAIRGSGGTGFDGYGIGGALEKHNLGTIVGWCCDELPEDKPRHMLGISEPEDIFTAVENGADTFDCVNPSRVARNAAIYVAEGRFNINTARFRRDFTPIDETCDCYTCANYTRAYLHHLFKAKEILAATLCTIHNERYTIRLVDRIRASIEGGYFDEHKAETLGRWKGRIATP